The DNA window TTGGAGCAAGTAATCCGCCGTACCACCAAGGTCTTGAAAGCTGAGTAGCTAAGACCCAAGCGGTGACCGTGTGGATGAGTATGGCGAACGGCAAAGCTATTGGTGCGAGTATTTTTGCTTGTCTTTCCGAAGCTTCTCTTAGCCTTGCAAGCTCGTCAGCTTTCACGTCTCTTTTCATTATCGTTTTTCCGAATATCGTTATTCCTCTCTCAGCTATCCTCGGTCTGAGCTGGACGTAGGTGTAGATTGCTGAAAGGACAGCATAGGTTGAGAGAACGAGAAAGTCCCAAGGAAGCAGAGATTTGGGGTTGGGGTAGATAATGATGTTGAGGATTCTATCCGGTCTACCCAAGTCAGGCAAGACCATGAGCATTGCAGCGACCGCAAATATAAATGCTGTTAGAGAAGCCACTGGCGCTATTGGTTTCAGCTGCTTGGCTCCGAAGATGTAGATTGCCGAAGATACGACAAGACCACCCGCTGCCGTACCGACGTAAAAAGCCCACATCGCTATGTAAAGACCCCAGCTGAACGGGTTTCTCATGTTTGTCACTATTAACCCCTTCTGGATCTGGTAGATCCAGGCGGCGAAGCCAATTATTGCAAGTATTCCGAGTATGAGCATCGCAAGATTATACTTCCTCATCAAACTCACCCCTTAACCTCCTCCTTATAATCAACTTCTCCCCTCTTCGTTTTTCTGGCTGGAGGAATGTAGAAAACTTTAGGCTCAGTTCCGAGCTCCTCAAGCAATCTGAAAACTGATCTATCCCTCAAGATCTTCGAAATCTCGCTGTTCGGATCGTCTAAATCCCCGAAAACTCTCGCGTTGCCGGGACATCCCCTAACGCATGCGGGAGCAATTCCTTTGTCAACGAACTGAACGCAGAACGTGCACTTCTCCACCACTCCTCTCGGTCTCGTTTTGGTGTAAACAAGCCTGCCATCCTTGGTTCTGTGATCGAAAGGATATCCATGTTTGTAATCTTTGACAGCATACCAGTTCTCTTCAAACCCCGCTCTTTCGAAAGCTTGTTTGAAGTTCTCATCGGCATCCTGCCAGTTGAACTGCCTCACTCCGTAAGGGCAGGCTGTGATGCAGTATCTGCAACCTATGCACCTCTCGAAGTCCACCAAAACCAAGCCGTCCTCTCTCTTCCACGTCGCCCCTACTGGACAGACTTTGACGCATGGAGCGTTTTCGCAGTGCATACACGGCACTGGAAGAAAAACTTCGGAAAGGTTTGGATATTCTCCCACTGGCACCATGTGCTCTTTCGAGCCTACTGTTTCAACTCTCTGCCACCATGTTCCCGGAGGGACGCTGTTCACCATTTTGCATATTACGGCACAGCTTCTGCAGCCTATACACCTGTTAAGGTCTATAACCATGCCGTACCTAACCATTTAACTCACCTCAAACCTTCCTGACATCGCAAGCTGTTTCGTTCCAGCACGTTGTCGGCTCCCATATTCCGGGAACGAAGTAAGCTAAGTGAGTCGCTTTAACCCACGGGAACGTTAGCGTGTTATACGAAGCCCCTCTCAGATACCTGCTCCACCATCCCTGCTCGAAGATTATGACTCGCGGATGGATTCCTGGATCGAGAACGGCATATCCGTAGACTTTTCCTCTGTCGTTGTAAACCTCCACGAGATCCCCCTCTTTGATGCCTTTCTCCTTCGCAGTTTCGGGATTCATCCATACTCTCGGTCTGAAGTCCTGTAACTCAAGCATCGTCAGGTTGTTGCTGTGGGTTGAGTGAACTCTGTAGAGAGCGTTTCTCGTCACGTAAGCGAATTTGTACTTGTTCTTAGCTTCTGGATTGACTTTGTACTCTGTGTCGACGAAGGGGTCTTTGTGAACTGGCAAAGTTTCTCCGAAGTCTATGAAAACGTCCTCTTCTTTGTAGAACTCAATTCTTCCACTCTTCACGAATCTGGCTGTCTTGGGGAGGGGCGCTGGATAAGATGGCGGAGGGAACGGCTTTTTCTCTTGAATCTGCTCCCAGAAGGGAATCTGTCTGTTGTTCGGGGCTGGAAGGTTTAGTCTAACTGCACCTTCTTTAAGAAGCCTTTCGAGGGTTATGTTCTTCGTGAACTCGTGCTTTCCGAGCATGAGCTCAGCAGCTTTCAGCGAAGCTTCGTTCGCTATTTCTCTAGCGAGCTTCAAGCTCCAGGTTCCGTTCTTTCTCGCTTCCTCTTCTCTTCTGAACAGCTCTGGATCTGGATAGAACTCTTCTATCTGTGCCTTAAGCTCTGGGTCGTCCCATCTTTCCACGAGTCTCTTCGCTATTTCTTTGAAAATCCATATCTCCGGCATGCACTCAAATAGCGGCTCTATGGCAGGTTGTTGAAGCTGCACGTAAGGGTGAAGTATCGTGGCGGTAAGTTCGTATTTCTCGTACCAAGCAACTCCTGGCAATACAACATCAGCCCACTTCGTTGATGTCGTCTGCTGGAAGTCTATGGCAACTATTAGTTCGAGCTCACCACTTTTAGCCATCTCTTTAAGCCTGTTAGCCATGTTATGCTGATCAAATGGGTTGTTCCATCCGAAAACGAAAGCTTTAACGTCGTTCTTCGGGTAAGGAGTTTCTCTGTTGTACTTCCTGAACTCTTCACTCTGCCTGTATTCTTTGTTTAACCAGAGCAAGAACGTAACCCAGTTTGGCTTTCTTCCCTTAAACGACCACCACATTCCAAGGGGCCATCTTATTTTGAACTGTCCGGCGTATGTGGAAATTCCAGCACCGGGCTTTCCTATGTTTCCGGTTAGAGCCACTATTAACGAGAGAGCTCTTCCCTTTAAGTCTCCGTGGAACCACTGGTAGTTGCTCGCTCCGTAGATAATGTGGAGGGGCTTTACCGTTCCCATCTCTCTGCCGAGTCTCTTAATTATCTCCACATACTCCTCCTTGCTTCTACCCGGTGGAGTTATGATCTCTGCAACTTTTTCCGGAGTGTAGTCTTTGTTCACGAGCTCTTTAACAAGCTGGAATACCGGTTTGACCTTAACTTTTCTCCCGTCAACGAGCTCTACTTCAAATTCACCCTCTAAAGCTGGTTCGAAATCTCTTTCGAGCGTCTCAGGATTCACTATTTTGAATCTCTTCTCCTTGACATCGTAAACAACGAAGAGATCTCTGTATTCCGGAATCTTCTCTTTCATTTTCTCAGCTTCGTCCTTAAGCTCTTTAATCTCGTAAGCTCTCAGTCTCTTCTGGTTATCAAGCCTCACAAGGAGCGGCAAATCCGTGTAGGTCTTTACGAAATCCTCGTCGTAGAGCTTCTCGTTTATTATGACGTTCACTATTCCGAGAGCTAAAGCAGCATCGGTAGATGGATTGATCTGAATCCACTCATCAGCTTTAGCGGCTGTTGGAGTGAAGTTCATATCTACCATGATTACTTTCGCTCCTCTCTCTTTGGCTATGCTCAGGAACTTTGCGTCTGGCAGCCTTGTAACGAGAATGTTTGAGCCGAAAATTGCTATGTACCTTGAATTCACCCACTCAAGCGACTCAAATTCTTCGGTTTGCACTCCGAAAGTTTGAGACCAGAAAGCCGGTAGATCTCCGTTCATCGTGTATCCGTGAAGAACGCTCCATCCAAACATCGAAGCAAGCCTTATTGCAGCTCCTTTGTGCACGTATCCGGTTCCTGGCACTTGTATCGATAAGGCAACGCTTTCCGGTCCGTATTTTTTCATAACTTCGGCAAGTTTGTCAGCCACGTAGTCCAAAGCTTCGTCCCAGCTAACGGCTTTAAACTTCCCTTCCCCTCTCTCCCCAACTCTTATGAGCGGTTTTTTGAGTCTGTCAGGTCCGTAGATGAGGTTGAGCATCGACTGCCCTTTCAAGCAACCTCTCGGATTGTATTCAGCCTCTGGATAATCCGCTGCCTGAATGAGCTGCACTATTCTCCCCTTGTAAACGTAGGCGTTGTAGGCACAAGCACCGGTGCAGTTCGGAGAACAAGTTGATCTGACGACTTTCAGCTCTTCGTCTCTTTTCTCCGCTGAAGTTGCAAGTTCGAAGTACTTGCTGCCGATTCCCGCTGATATCGCTGTTAAAGCGCATATTTTCACAAAATCCCTTCTCGTTACGTTCATTTGCGACCCCTCACCATTTAGCCCTAAACTTTTAGGGGTTTTTACGAAAAAAGTCGTATATCAGTATTTAAAATTTACGAAATTTCACGTATATTAAATAGCCAAGAACGTCCTCTGAAATGTTAATACGTGTGTAATCTTTAGTGTATAAAATATATTAAAATTAATTTAAAATATGCTAAATAATCTGATAATAAGCTTAAATAAAATATTTTACAAAAAATAAAAATTTTAAATTTTTAGTCTGTTACGACTAAAACCCCTCTCATTATCCAGTGTCCAAGTCCGGAGTTTGGATAAGGTTCTCCGCAGTAAATGTTACACCTTATTTCAAATGTACCGGTTTTGTTTGGAACAAACGTAACCTCTTTCCACTTCCCCGGCTCGACTATTTCGTTTATGCCGAAAGCAGCGATGTACAATCCGTGAGTGACATCGTCACTCGTGAATCTCAGCGTAACTTTTTCTCCTTTTTTCACTACAATTTTATTTGGCACGAACATCCACTGCTTTGCGTGCAGCTCTATTACGTTCTCTTCCTTAGCTTGGGATTTGTAGTACATTGGTCCTCCTATTATCGCCAGGACTCCGATTATTAGAAGGAGTAATGCTATGATGTCTCCGATCCTCATAAGAACACACCTCCTCCGAGCCAGACGTGTATAACTATCAAAGCGTAGCCCAATACCGCTGCCACTATTGGTATCGCTGCTCTTATCGCAGCTTTCTTGTCGTCGAACATTCTCAACGATATTTCGTGAGCTGCCCTCGTTGAGAAAACGACTCCAGCAACTATGAACGCCATCTGTATGTACGGAATTGCCCATGTGAAGTAGGGCTGCCATTTGAGATGAGCAGTCCCGAATATGTCCCAGCCTAAGTTGAAGGGGTCTGAGAGAATTCTCAACACGTAGGAACCGTTGACGAGCAGGATGTAGATTGAGAAAGCTCCCCAAGCCATGAGGCTTATTGGAACGAGGGCGTAGGAGAAGTTTATGAACACTCTCTTGAAGGACACATCCTTTCCGGAGAGCATCTTTGAGAGGTATGCGAAGGCTGCGAACAATGCTGGGGCTATGACGAGGGTTGAAACCAAGATTATCCCTAAGAATGTCAGGTAGTTCTGCAGCGAGAACGCTTCGATGAGTAGATTCGTCTTCTTGTCGAAGGGCACGTGAATTGCTTTACCGATTAACGGAGCAACTTTTCCGCCAAGAACGTTGGAGACTTCTCTCAACCATGGGTGTGCTCCTGCAAACACTATTGCATAGAGGATAGCCAACGTAGCCATTATGAACGTCTTGTAAGCTTCGTCAAGCCCTCTCTTCTTTATTCCGTACCATGGATCCACGAATAGATCTTCTCCTCCTATTCTGAAGTTGACAGCTATGTTGTCGAAGGGACAAGTCTTGATACATTCGGTACACAAGCCGCAGTAGGCGTTTCTGTTTAAGTTCCCCGGATACTCGAACCACGGGCATCCATATCCTTTATCGTTTCCTCTTATACAATCCTTGTAGCCAACGTGCTTTATGCATGTCTCTCTGTTCTTCACTCTAAGCTCGAGGGTTGAAAACATCGAATACAGTCCGATGAATCCTGAAACCGGGCAGATGTACCTGCAGAACGCTCTTCCTCTGAATATCAGAAATACTATTATTGGTAGTATTATGACAAGAATTATTAGCAAAATTCCTGAAACCCACGGTCTCGTGACGAGAATTCCTATGAAGCTTGAGACCATTAGGAATGAGGCGTTCTGTATCCAGATGTTGTCGAACTTCTTTGGCCATCTTTTTCCAAGTCCTATGGGTTTGTGTCTAACTCCGACAAACGTTCCTCGCTGAATCCACTCTCCCAACGCCGGAATAGGGCAGACTTGACACCATATCCTTCCTCCGAAGGGGACGAGAACGAGCATCAGCGCTGCCCACCAAACAATCCACATTATCAGAATCGCCAAGTTGCTGTTACCCACTGGACTTCCGAAAAAGGCTGCATACATCAAAGCGACGAAGATTAAGAAGTTCGGGAATATCGCTATGAACTGATACGCTCGCAATTTGAATAGCCATCGGATTATCGGAATTCTGAGCAGGTCGTATCTAAAGAAGTACTTCGCCTCTTCCTTAGCTGTTGCATCCTTAACCTCTTCACCAACTTCCGCCAACTTCACTCACCTCCTTGCTATATAATATCCCGTCACAGCTATTCCGAGAATTATTGCAAAAAGAGAGACTCCTCTCTCTGGATTGTTCGGTTTCACTATCAGCTTCCCTGTCATGAATGGATGGTAGGGTCCGCAGGTAACGTTGCACCTGTACGTGAAAACTCCCGGTTTATCTGCTACGAACTTTATCACTCTCTCCCTCGGCCAACCTTCTTTTGTTATTATCGCTGTACCTATGTCGTAACCTTCAATGAAAAGACCGTGGGATACATCAGCAGATTTCAATCGTATGATAACTGTGTCTCCTTGGTTTACCTCTATCACTGAAGGTTCGTACTCCCATTGTTTTGCAATTACCGTGAACTCCTTTGTCGTACCTTTTGGACTCGTGTTCTGAGCACTGGATATAGTCAGCACTGAAATTCCCAGCACCACCAGCGCAAGCAGAATTACTCCTGCTCTCATCTCAACACCACCGTTTATTTTCTTACAATTTTGCTCTAATATCTGTAAAAAACTAACACCTAAAATGTTAGGAGTCTTAGGCGATCTAAAATTTTTTGATATTATAATAATGTTATATCCTTTAGAGTATAGCTGAAGTCAATGTTGTTGATACTCTAATCTGAAAAATATTGGTGTCATCTTTTTTAATTCTTGTTAATCGATGCTACTAAGAATTTTTAGCTCTTTTTAGCATAACAATCATTATGACGATTTTTGAAGTAGCGGGAATAGATTAATTTTTTAGGGAGCGCAACCAAAATTGCTGGTTTTCAACCACTAAAATGTTAGGGTATCATTTTTTATTGTTACATTCGTTAATTCAATATATAACTGGTTTTGGTGATGGGAATGGCGGAGGAGAAGAATGCGAAAAAGAACAACAAGAGAAACAATAAAAACGGGGAGACTAAATTAACAAGAAGAGAATTTCTTAGCTTCGGAGGAGGTTTTATCGCTGGATTTGCCGTTGGAGCTGGAATTTCGAGGCTTGGTGGAGGAGGAGCACCAGCAGCTCCAGCCTCTTTTGCTGAAATAATGGAGCAGAGAGGGTTGACGCAGCAGGATGCTATTGCCGCTTTAAAAACCTACACTCCCGGAGGAAAGTACGACGAGTTCATAATGTTTGCCTCTGGAGGACATTCTGGGCAGGTGCTCGTAATCGGAGTTCCGAGCATGAGATTGTACAAAGTAATAGCCGTATTCACCCCAGAGCCTTGGCAGGGATACGGATATGGACTGAAGGAAACCCATGAAGTTCTTAAAGGAGGGTATAACGGAATTCGCCCATTGAGCTGGGGAGACACTCATCATCCTGAAATCAGCAGAACCAATGCTGAGTTTGACGGAGAATGGCTGTTTATTAACGATAAAGCAAACGGCAGAGCTGCTGTTATAAGCCTCAAGGACTTCGAGACGAAACAAATAGTAAAAGTTCCGAACACTCAAACAGTCCACGGAGGGTGCTTTGCCACTCCAAATACTGAATACGTTGCAATTGTCAGCCAATATGCAACCCCATGGGATCCTGAAAAAGGAGGATACATCCCCGGAGAAACGTATGTTGAGTTGACTGAGGAGAACTACAAGAAGTACTTCAGAGGAACTTACACGTTTTTGGCTTTCGACAGAAAGAGGGGAAGATTCGACCTATCAAAGAGCTTCCAGATAGAGCTTCCTCCGTACACGCAGGATCTTGTAGCTGTAGGATGGGGTCCGAGCGATGGTTTGGCTTTCTGCAACTCTTTCAACACCGAGTTGGCTGTTGGAGGTGTCTTAAAAGGAAAACCTCCACTTGAGATTGGAATGTCCCAGAACGATTTCGACTATCTTCACGTAATTCTGTGGAAGAAGGCTGAGCAGTACGTTAAGGAAGGAGGAGGAGAAGTGATAAACGGGATAAGAGTAATAAGGTTGAAGGAGGCTGTTAAGGAGGGGCTGATTTACTTTGTTCCCGAACCAAAAAGCCCCCACGGATGTGATATAACGCCGAACGGAGATTACGTTTGTGTCAGTGGAAAGCTCGATCCCGTTGTGACAGTCTATAGCGTGGAGAAGATAAAAAGGGCTATCGAAGAGAAGAAGTTCGAAAAGAAAGATCCCTACGGTGTTCCAGTTTTGAAGTTTGACGAAGTTGTTGAGGCTCAGATAGAGGTTGGTTTAGGTCCTCTCCACACAGAATTCGACGATAAAGGCTATGCTTACACAAGCCTCTTCATAGACAACGCTGTAGCAAGATGGAAGCTTGGTCCACCCTACAACGAAGATGGATGGAAAGTTGTTGAAAGAATTCCCATAAACTACAACGTTGGACATCTGGCAACTCCGGAGAGTAACTCTCCGACGCCAAAAGGAAAGTATCTCGTTTCCCTAAACAAGTGGTCGATCGAAAGATTCCCGCTTGTCGGTCCACTGCATCCGCAGAACTTCCAGTTAATTGACATAAGTGGGGAGAGAATGCAGCTCCTTTACGACATGCCCATAGGACTTGGTGAACCTCACTATGCGAAGATAATCAGCATCGAGAAACTTAAGCCACTCGATGTTTACCCAGCTGGAACTGACCCGCTTACCTTCCAGCCACATCCGAAGGCAATACAGCAGGGACAGGAGAGAATTGAGAGAAAGCAGGAGAACGGAAAGTGGGTTACTGAGATTTATGCTACATTAATCAGAAGTACCATAACTCCTGACATAATGAAAGCCAAAGTGGGAGACATCGTGAGAATTTATCTGACGAACGTTGAATACACGAGAGATGCAACACATGGATTCTGTATCGCAGAGTACAACATAAACGCGAGTCTTGAGCCGGGAGAGACTGGAACGATAGAGTTCGTTGCGGACAAGCCAGGAGTTTATGCGATCTACTGTACGGAGTTCTGTTCACCACTCCACCTGGAAATGGCCGGTTGGTTAGTAATTGAACCATAAAATCTTTAATTTTTTAATTTTTTATAATTTTATTTAAAGGGGTGAATATAGATGAGATCTCTCATGGCACTTTCGTTTGCTCTCGTGCTAGTAGCACTGATAATTGCCGGATGCTCTGAGGAGAAACCTCCGGAAATTCAGCTCGGAGTTGACAAATGCGACATGTGTGGGATGATAATAAGTGAGAAAAATTACGCTGGGCTTTACTACTCTACCAAAGAGAAAAGGTGGAAGAAGTTCGACGATATTGGATGTTTGGTAATGGAAGCTAAAAAAGAGGGGGATGCGAAAGCTGGAACAATCTACGTTTTTGACTACGAAACTGGGGAATTGATAAAAGCTGAAAAAGCCTACTACGTCGTTTCTCGGGACATATGGACACCGATGAACACCGGAATAATTGCTTTCAAAAGCAAGGAAAAAGCTGAGGAAACAGCGAAAAAGCAAGGAGGAAAGGTTATGAGCTTTGAGGAGCTAATGAAGATGGAGATGAAAATGGGTTGGATGGGCGGAAGGAGAAGTGAACGAACCTCTATGAGCCATACCGGGAAATGAGGTGGTAAAATGGATAAAAAAAGAGTGAAAAAAGCTGTGGCAGCTGCTTTAATAATCCTTGCAACGTTTTCCCCAATCTGGACGATGAAACTCAACGCACCGCTTTACGGAAAAAAATGGCTTCACGTAACGCTGTATAGCTACAAGGTGGAGGGGGATATTAAAGAAGTAAATATCGTAAACCATTACGTAGGTTTGAGGGAGATAAATCCGGAGGAGATGATAGAGTTAAAAGTTGCCCCAATAATCTTCGGAATTCTCGACGTTCTTTCGTTGATAGGAGTGGCGGTGAGCAGCGAGAGATTCGAAAAGTTCTTCTGGATTGTACTTGTGCTCACAGCTATAGGCATTCCAGCTTACTTGCAGTACTGGCTTTACAACTACGGACACGATTTGAATCCCAAAGCTGCAGTTGAAATAGAGCCGTTTACACCTCCGGTTATAACGATTACTCCAAACAAGGTTGGCAATTTCAGAACAATAAGCTACTTGGACATTGGCTACTGGATGATCGTAGCAGCTATGCTTCTTTATTTGCCGGATGGTGTGGTAAGAAAACTCAGAAAATCGAGGGCGACGGAGAATGCTTAAAATTACAAATATTTTATTTTTAATTTTAATATTTTTAATTCTCATTGGAGTTGCTTCGGGAGAAATCTACTACGCTTCACCAGCCAATATAACTCAGGTGCTTGAAAAAGCTCGTGATGGAGATACGATATATTTGTTGGAAGGTTATTATAAAGGAGGAATTGTTCTCAACAAGAGTATTTCTCTCATCGGCGTAAACTACCCGGTTATAGATGCTATGGGTGGGGTTTACGGGATATTAATTGAGGCAAACAACTGCACGGTGGAGAAGGTAAAAATAATTAACACGTCAACATCGAGAAGTCTTCAGCCGGCTGGAATAGTACTTCGATCAGATTATAATATTATAAGAAACGTAGTTATGGAGAACGTTTACTACGGAATTCTGCCTCAAGAGGCTGATTATAATATAATAGAAGACTGCTACTTGGTTGGCTTGAGAGATGTGGACATTAATTATAGGGGGGACGGTATCTACCTCTGGAACTCCAGATACAACATAATAAGGAACGTTACGATGCTTTACTTCCAAGATGGAATTTACAGCGAACATTCGTACTTCAACAAGTTGATTAACAACACCGTCGCTTATTCACGCTACGCTGTCCACAACATGTACTGCACAGATTATTTAATCGACGGCATGGTTTCTTTGCAAAACATAGCTGGTTATGTGATAATGTATTCAGCAAATGTCACTGTTAGAAACAGCATAGCTGAGGTAAATTGGAGGAGTGCTGTCGGAGAGGGAATCTTTGTAATTGAAACTGACAACGTCCTAATTGAAAACAACACCGTCTATGCTGGTATATACGGAATGGAGATCAAGAGAACACCCTACAGACCGGGGCACTATGCTATAGTAAGGTGGAACACCATAGTCTACAATCAGGTCGGAATCTCAGTAGATGAGGAAAGTAGCGTGATTTTTTACGGAAACAATTTCATAGAAAATGTGGACAACATCGAGGCGATAGGAGATATAGGGAGAAAGATGAAGTGGTACAGCGAGGAGCTTAAAGTGGGGAATTTCTGGGATACATATGCTGGATTCGATAAAAATAAAGACGGAATTGGAGATATTCCCTATGTGGAGAGGAGTTTTGCCGAACATATCATCGACAGCTACCCAACCCTTAGAATATTCATGTACACTCCCGCATATCAGGCTTTGGAGACTATGTCAAAGATATTCCCGATAAATCCGAAAATTAGTGTTTACGATCCTTATCCCTTAATGAAACCGAATGTCAATCTGAACTATAAAGAGAAAAACGTGAATGCTCAAATGTTATTTACTTCAGTCCTTCTCGTATCGGCATCTGTGATAATTATTTGGAGGTATGGTTATGGCGGTTATTGAAATTGAGGAGGTTTACAAGGAGTATGAAGGATTCGTTGCGTTGAAAGGAATCACTCTCTCAATAAAGAAGGGGTTAACGTTGCTGCTCGGACCCAACGGAGCTGGAAAGACCACGCTTTTGAAATGCATCGTCGGGCTGCTGAACTTCGAAGGAGAAATTCGGATCATGGGTTATGACGTTTTAAGAGAAGCGGTGAAAGCGAAAAATTTCCTCGGCTATCTCCCTCAAAAAGTTTCCATCTACGAAAATATGAAATGCTATGAAATTGTGAAATTCTTTTCTGAGTTGAGAAAAATAGATCTGGATGTTGAAGAGGTTTTGAAATTAGCGGAGCTTGAAGAGGAGTATCATTCTAAGTTCGGGGAGCTTTCTGGAGGAATGAGGCAGAGGTTTGCTCTTGCGTTACTCCTTGCTTCTGATCTTCCAGTTCTAATACTCGACGAGCCCATGAGTAACTTAGACCCAATGGGGAGAAGGAGGTTTGAGGGAATGCTGAGGGAGCTGAAATCTGATAAAACGATACTCGTTAGCTCTCACTCTCTTGGCAGTTTGTTACCTTACGCTGATAGAGTAGTGGTTATGAACGAGGGAGAAGTTGTTTTCGATGGAGAACTTGATCAATTCTTATCTATGCTTGATGAGAAATTCAAGGCTCACGTTAAAACGAGCGAAGGATGGTTTACGATAACCGCAAAAACGTTCGAGGAGTTCATGGACAGCATAGATGGTAGAATGGTAGAGGAGGTTATTTTTGAGGAGATACCGATTGATCAGCTTATAGCGAAGATAAGCGGAGGTGAGTGACTTGTTCATTTTAATTAAAAAGGAGCTTTCAGACTCTTTGAGAAACAAGTGGCTTACTTCTTATGCTGTGATGTACATGCTAATAGCTCTTGGTTTATCCTACTTCTCCCTCCTCGGCATAAGTGGTCTTGGATTGAAAGCTTTGGGAAGAATCACAGCAAGCTTGATTAATCTCACGATATTTTTGACGCCGCTCGCATCTCTGATGCTTGGGGCTACAAGCATAGTCAGTGAAAGAGAAGCGGGATCGCTGGAGTGGCTACTCTCTCAGCCGGTGAGCAGAAGATCCGTAATACTTGGCAAGTTCTTGGGATTAACTTTGGCTATTTCCATTGCAACAGCTTTAGGATACGGATTTGCCGGACTATTTCTATCGATGCAGCTCCCTTCCGAAGATCTGCCGAAGTATCTGGGCTTAATACTCATATCCTCAGCTTTAGCGGCTGTCGGAGTTGCTATAGGAATCTTCGTCTCCATAACCTCCCGAGGTAGATTTGAGGCTCTGGCAACCTCACTTTTGCTTTGGCTGACTTGGGTCATAATCTACGACCTCCTTGTCATGGGAGCGAGCATAGCTTTTGGATTGACATATCTAACGATTTTCCTTCTCCTCGTTTTAAATCCAGTAGAAAGCTCAAGGCTTTTAATGGCGTACATAATAGACCCGACTCTGAGCTTTCTCGGCTTAACTGGGATGCTTGCTGCAAGAGAAATCGAAAACTTACCGCTGTTCTTGGCAAGCGTCGTCTTTGCGTGGTGTTTGCTGCCTTTAATAGCCTCGTTCAAACTCTTTG is part of the Ferroglobus placidus DSM 10642 genome and encodes:
- a CDS encoding 4Fe-4S binding protein; its protein translation is MKLAEVGEEVKDATAKEEAKYFFRYDLLRIPIIRWLFKLRAYQFIAIFPNFLIFVALMYAAFFGSPVGNSNLAILIMWIVWWAALMLVLVPFGGRIWCQVCPIPALGEWIQRGTFVGVRHKPIGLGKRWPKKFDNIWIQNASFLMVSSFIGILVTRPWVSGILLIILVIILPIIVFLIFRGRAFCRYICPVSGFIGLYSMFSTLELRVKNRETCIKHVGYKDCIRGNDKGYGCPWFEYPGNLNRNAYCGLCTECIKTCPFDNIAVNFRIGGEDLFVDPWYGIKKRGLDEAYKTFIMATLAILYAIVFAGAHPWLREVSNVLGGKVAPLIGKAIHVPFDKKTNLLIEAFSLQNYLTFLGIILVSTLVIAPALFAAFAYLSKMLSGKDVSFKRVFINFSYALVPISLMAWGAFSIYILLVNGSYVLRILSDPFNLGWDIFGTAHLKWQPYFTWAIPYIQMAFIVAGVVFSTRAAHEISLRMFDDKKAAIRAAIPIVAAVLGYALIVIHVWLGGGVFL
- a CDS encoding cupredoxin domain-containing protein, whose product is MRAGVILLALVVLGISVLTISSAQNTSPKGTTKEFTVIAKQWEYEPSVIEVNQGDTVIIRLKSADVSHGLFIEGYDIGTAIITKEGWPRERVIKFVADKPGVFTYRCNVTCGPYHPFMTGKLIVKPNNPERGVSLFAIILGIAVTGYYIARR
- a CDS encoding 4Fe-4S dicluster domain-containing protein; protein product: MVRYGMVIDLNRCIGCRSCAVICKMVNSVPPGTWWQRVETVGSKEHMVPVGEYPNLSEVFLPVPCMHCENAPCVKVCPVGATWKREDGLVLVDFERCIGCRYCITACPYGVRQFNWQDADENFKQAFERAGFEENWYAVKDYKHGYPFDHRTKDGRLVYTKTRPRGVVEKCTFCVQFVDKGIAPACVRGCPGNARVFGDLDDPNSEISKILRDRSVFRLLEELGTEPKVFYIPPARKTKRGEVDYKEEVKG
- the nrfD gene encoding NrfD/PsrC family molybdoenzyme membrane anchor subunit yields the protein MRKYNLAMLILGILAIIGFAAWIYQIQKGLIVTNMRNPFSWGLYIAMWAFYVGTAAGGLVVSSAIYIFGAKQLKPIAPVASLTAFIFAVAAMLMVLPDLGRPDRILNIIIYPNPKSLLPWDFLVLSTYAVLSAIYTYVQLRPRIAERGITIFGKTIMKRDVKADELARLREASERQAKILAPIALPFAILIHTVTAWVLATQLSRPWWYGGLLAPTFIAAALTAGPAVVILASLIVYGFKEELAQTYRLLAKVSAASAAGLLFMYYNDFLVRWWWEAGKEYDALMLVFRDYLAIHAAEVILLILGIIILATRYSSVSGLVFGSVIINLGILAHRYLLMPPAYNLIPTRIAVILGYESFEWAYPIAVGEVRGTLMNPEPIFVDYWNYVPSPVEITITIGVFAVISFILLFLLKALPVEKAEAA
- a CDS encoding cupredoxin domain-containing protein, whose protein sequence is MRIGDIIALLLLIIGVLAIIGGPMYYKSQAKEENVIELHAKQWMFVPNKIVVKKGEKVTLRFTSDDVTHGLYIAAFGINEIVEPGKWKEVTFVPNKTGTFEIRCNIYCGEPYPNSGLGHWIMRGVLVVTD
- a CDS encoding molybdopterin-dependent oxidoreductase, giving the protein MNVTRRDFVKICALTAISAGIGSKYFELATSAEKRDEELKVVRSTCSPNCTGACAYNAYVYKGRIVQLIQAADYPEAEYNPRGCLKGQSMLNLIYGPDRLKKPLIRVGERGEGKFKAVSWDEALDYVADKLAEVMKKYGPESVALSIQVPGTGYVHKGAAIRLASMFGWSVLHGYTMNGDLPAFWSQTFGVQTEEFESLEWVNSRYIAIFGSNILVTRLPDAKFLSIAKERGAKVIMVDMNFTPTAAKADEWIQINPSTDAALALGIVNVIINEKLYDEDFVKTYTDLPLLVRLDNQKRLRAYEIKELKDEAEKMKEKIPEYRDLFVVYDVKEKRFKIVNPETLERDFEPALEGEFEVELVDGRKVKVKPVFQLVKELVNKDYTPEKVAEIITPPGRSKEEYVEIIKRLGREMGTVKPLHIIYGASNYQWFHGDLKGRALSLIVALTGNIGKPGAGISTYAGQFKIRWPLGMWWSFKGRKPNWVTFLLWLNKEYRQSEEFRKYNRETPYPKNDVKAFVFGWNNPFDQHNMANRLKEMAKSGELELIVAIDFQQTTSTKWADVVLPGVAWYEKYELTATILHPYVQLQQPAIEPLFECMPEIWIFKEIAKRLVERWDDPELKAQIEEFYPDPELFRREEEARKNGTWSLKLAREIANEASLKAAELMLGKHEFTKNITLERLLKEGAVRLNLPAPNNRQIPFWEQIQEKKPFPPPSYPAPLPKTARFVKSGRIEFYKEEDVFIDFGETLPVHKDPFVDTEYKVNPEAKNKYKFAYVTRNALYRVHSTHSNNLTMLELQDFRPRVWMNPETAKEKGIKEGDLVEVYNDRGKVYGYAVLDPGIHPRVIIFEQGWWSRYLRGASYNTLTFPWVKATHLAYFVPGIWEPTTCWNETACDVRKV